Below is a window of Streptomyces sp. NBC_01571 DNA.
TGCAACGCGCTTCTATCGTCTACGGCCCGCTCCCTTCAAGGTGCGGGCCGTAGACGTGTCTGCACAATTTCCGGGTGTTCCGCCTGGTCCTCGCCCACCGCCACGGCACGGTGGGCGAGGACTGGACAGGCCGCCCGGCCGCAGCACCATCCCCGCCAACCCGAAGGAGAGATCTCGCGTGGCAAAGGGCCCCGCCGTCATAGGTGTCCTGACCGAACCCCCGAGACCGACCTGGTGGCGCCTCAACCGCCACAAGGCGCTATTGGTCGTCGGCTTGCTGGTCGGTTACTGGATCGGAACCCACCTGCACGGCACTGCGGAACCACAGCCGGACACCCCGAGCCCGGGCCGCACCGCTCCCGGCTCGCAGCACACGCACACCGCCCCCGGCCCGGCCTGACCTCACACCCAGGGATTCCCTCCTGCGCCCCGCCCCGCCGCTCCTGGCAGGGCGGGGCGCAGTCCTGTCTGCCCATCGACGTCTGGAGGACCTGCCCGTGCTCATTCCTCGCCCGCGCCGCCGGATCGGCCGGCCCCGCCCGCAGCGCCCCGGCCCCCGCTACCCGCAGCGTCCCGTCCGGCTGCCCGACGTCTGGAGTCGGTGATGGGCGGCATCAGCGGCGTCACCTTCAAGGATCACGAGCTGCTTTCGGCGTACGACTGGGGAACCGCCCCCGAAGGCTTGGCTACCCGCCGCCAGTTACGCGCCCTCGGGCTGCGCCCCGCAGGGCAGGAGCCGATCGTGCTGCGCTGCCGCCCGTGCGGGTTCTGGCCTGGCCGCATCTGCACCCGGCCGACGTACCTGTACCGGATCGACCGCGCCAAGCCGGTCCGGCCGATGACCCTCGCGCAGGAGCGGGCCCTGGACAAGGCGATGGAAGCACGGACGCGTTGCCCCAAATGCCGTCGCCGTTACCACCACTGCATCCCGCTGCGCACCCTCGGCAGCTGCCTGGAATGCCACGACGGAACCCCCGCCGACCCCACCACCTACATACCCGCGCCCGCCCACCAGCTCGCCGCCTGACATCCGAGAAGACGACCGACATGAGGACCGCCCCTCGGCTGCGCACCGTCCTGATGCTCGCTGCCACCCCGGCCGCGGTCGTGGCGACGGCCGCGGTGCTCACCGCCGGGCACCGGTCGCTGTACGCCGACCGGCACCGCATCGAGCTGGCCCCCAGGCCCCGCCGCTCCTGCCCCGGCTGCTGGGGCGCCGGCGGCTGGTGGACCAGCGCCCGTTCCCGGAGATGGAAGCGTGCGGCTTGCCGTGCTGCACAACTCATGACCATCCTGGACACGTCCTTGCGCACCTCCCGCGCCAGGACATCTGCTGACCATCGCCCACAACGTACGTCACGGGGGTACCAGTCGGCGAAGTCCTCGTCGTCCCACAGCCCGTCCAACCGGTCTCTCACCCACATCGCCGTAGTGCCACCCGGGTTGCTCGCCCGTGCAATCCGTGCGGTCAGAGAGGGGACTTGCTCACCGGAACGGGGGCGGAGCGACAACGGGCACCTCGACGATTCCATCGGTCACCGGAACAGCCCGAGCATGCCCGTTGATCACGCTGCCGCACTGAGAAACTCCAAGATCCCCGACAGAGTCAAGCTCAGCGACCGCATCGGGGCAGCCTCAGCCGACCTGATCGACGAGCAACCAGAAAACTACAATGATCTGCTGGCCAGAGTCACTGACGTCATTAAGCAGCCGCACCCGCTGTGGTCCGATCCGGCACGTGCCGACCAGATGAAGGCGATGCTGGACACGCTGCACCTGCGGAGTATCTACCTTGCCGACGACGTCCGCGTGGTCAATCCGGGCGGCTACAAGGAGAGAGCACACGGCGCGAGATCGACTACGCCCACAGCCTCGGCAAGCCCATCCGCTACACCGAACCAGCCTGACACACGACAACGCCCCGGCCCCGCCGACTCAGTCGCGGGGCCGAGGCGTCTTTGAGTTCCGGAGGCGGAGGCAGGTCAGACCGGCTGCTGCTCTTCCTTCAAGCAGGAACGCCCGATCCTCCTCAGGATGCTGCCTGCGAAAGGTCGTCAGCCAGGTAAGCCCTCCGAGCCTGATCAACCTCGGGGTGATGGTCAGCACCTTCACCCCCAGACCGACCAAGCCGAGTGCAGTGAGCCGGGCTTTGGGCTCCTAGGGGGTCAGGCCGTGTCGTAGTGGAAGTCGGTACATTCCTGCGGTCCGTCAGAAGTGCCGAGGCATGCCTGGTACGCGACCTGCGTCCCCTCCTTGATCGCGTAGTTCACCGTGACCGGGCTGCCGGCGTAGCCGTTCCTGTTGACCACCTCGGGATATCGGGACCAGGTGCCGTTGAGCAGCGCCCACAGGTATCCGGCCGTAGCCCTGCCGTCGGCCTTGTAGTCGTGCACGGTGAAGTGCTCGCCGTACGAGGCGAAATCCACCGCCGCCTCTCCACCGGCCGTCGCCACGGTCCCACTGGCAGACGCCGGACCAGCGGTCACCAGCCCCGCTGTGCAGGCAAGAGCCGTCGCCCCGAGCGCCATCCCTACCTTCCAAGTCTTCATGTCGGTTCCTCCCGCCACTGCGGAAACCGCAGGGACACACTCGATAGTTGGGGACGGCCCAGGGGACCAAGCCGCCCGGCTTGCTCACCCAGATTCGGGGGAACTGGCGCCAACTGCCCAGGAAGCGAGCCGAATTGAGGACCTCGTGGGACGGCCCGCCTTCTGACCTGCAAGAACAGCGCTGTATTTGAAGCGCGGCCGAGACGCGACGGGACGAGCCAGTACCAACCCAGCTCGATCCGAAGTTCGGAAGGGTCGCCGTCCGCGAGGCACGGCCCACCCGCGGCACCATCGAATCCCATCAGGCACCGGTTGCCGACGACACAGCCCCCGCCAGACCTGGCTTTCTGGCCTCTACACACTCGACTTCACGGTGTGACCGCTGGCCGGCCCCCCGTTGGGCTCGCGCCGCGCCGCGGACCGACGCCACCGGCCGGACTCCTACCGCTCCGCAACCTGGTACCCCGCGTGAGGTGAACAACAGCGGGTACGCCCACTTACTTGCAGGTGGTCGGCAAGAAGTGGCCTGTCAGTACGCGGCCACTCGGCACAAGAGAGACCGGGAAGCCTTCACGCACTCGATGTTGTCCGCGGACAACAAACCACCTGCTCGTCCCCCTCCCCCGGTTCCTCCTGGAGTGCACCCAGCCCGTTTGTTGTCCGCGGACAACAAACCGTCGTCCGTCCACGCCCGCCTGCCGATCCGAATACTGAAACAGCCCAGGGCTCCAGGAAGTGCTCGTGCACGACGAGCGCCCTCAGAAGTTCTCCGATGTCGATGGGCGGCGGCCGATGGCCTGTGTGTGCGCGCACCAACGGACCACCATGATCCCGATGGCGACCCGTGACAACCTCAGGTCGTAGCCCGGGCACGACGCGCCGAACCGGGGCGGTCGTGACCTCAGATTGAGCTGATCTCAGCCACCGGCCCGGGCACACTCCCCGACGAGTCCTGCTTAGGATCGATCCTGACGAAGAATCGAACAGATCGAACGACCCTTGCATTAGACGTGGTTGCCGCGAAAGACCGATGTTCCACATCTCCGACATCGGGCTCAAGGCACAGGTCTCAGCCGGAAGCACTCTGGGTGCCGGCCCGACGGTTCGTAGCAGGCTTCAAGACGGCTGAGTTTGCTGCCGTTGAGCATAGGAGTCGTGACGGAACCTTCATCCATGTCCCGGACTTGCACTCGTTGAGAGCCACCACCCTGACCTGAGATCTCGATTACGTCTCCGATGCCCGCTCGCCACAGCATCGCCCACACTGCATGGCACTGGGCGCTGTACCTGAAGCCCAGCAACGCACCCACAGACGTCCGATACGGCTCCTCAGAGCCGATGTCCTCGACCTCTCCGGATGCCGCGCAGCCCATCATCAACGGATCCCGCCCTGCACACGTCTGGCCTTCGCAGCTCTGAGCCGGCGGCACGGAGTGTGCAGACTGCCGTGTGGGAGCCTTCGCACCCGTGCCAGGCATGGCTGTCACCACTGTCGCCGCAGCAGCGAGACCCAGCACGGCCGCCGCGGCAAAAGCCCACCAACGCCAACCGAGGTTCCACTTCGTCTCCTGGCTGACAGCAGCGCGATCCGCGGAAACGCTGCCAGTGGCTGGCCGCCTGTCCCCCTCCCCCGGCATCACCGTGGGCGCTGCCGCCTGCGCGCGCCCACTCCACTCCTGGTCGGCCAGTTCCCACAGCGCCAGCAACCGCCCCGGTGGCTCCCCCGCCACGGAACACAGGGCAACGACAGCTGCGCGCGGGGCGAGCTGATTTCCGTTGAGATAGCGCTGCCAGGACGACTTGCTGTACGCGGTGCGCTCTGCCAACATCGCCATGCTCAACCCGGTGCGAGCCTTGAGTTCCTGCAGTGCTTGCGCCAGCCGGGCACAGGCCGGTCGTGTGCTGTCTGTCATTTCCGCAGGACCTGCCACGTGTGCAGCCCCACCACACCATCGGTGTACAGGCCGGCCTTCTTCTGCAGGAGCTTGACGGCCCGCGCGGTGTTCGCGCCGTAGACACCGTCCACGCCACCGGGGTCAAAGCCGTCGTGCTGCAGCAGGCACTGAACCTCCACGACGTCCCAGCCCTGCGACCCCTGCCCGAGTACTTTGACACGGGCGGTGCTGTGACCCGCGTACAGCTGCCCCTTCTGCCGCTTGAGTGGGCAGATATAGGTCTTGCCCGGCTGGTAGACGAACGCCGCCGCCGAGGCGGAAGCGGGCGCTGCCTCCTTCGTGCTTCCGTCCATATGGCTGCCGCCCTTCCAAGGAGCTGCCACCAGCAGTCCGGCGATGAGCGCGCCCAGGACTACCACAGTGCCAGTACCGATCAGTACTGCGGGACGGACGCCCCTCGGCTCGGAGACAGCCGGCTCAACTGACGTGCCGGCTACCGGCTGCCAAGCCTCCGCGGCCACCTCATGCAAGACCAGGACCCTCGTCGCATCGACGCCGGTCGCATGCGCCAACGCCTCCACCGCCTCCCGCGGCGGTAGCGCCCTTCCGTTGAGATACCGCTCCCAGGAGGAACGGCTGTACCCCGTCTTGGACTGAAGCGACGTCAGGCTCAGACCACTTCGGTCCTTCAGCCAGCGCAGCTGAACGACCAGCTTCTGCGCTCGTTCATCGAGCGACGTCGGTAACGCCTTCCAACGCGACATGTTCCACCCCATACGCGCTGAGCTGTCAATCCCCAGATTTCGTAGAGACGTTGGTTATGCGGCCCGGTCTTGTTGATCGGGCCGAGCTCGCGCTTGTTGGATGATCCGTTCGAACTCGACGGGTGGTTGCCCGCTGGCCGCGCTGTGGCGTCGTTTGGTGTTGTAGAAGTCCGCGATCCAGGTGGCGGTATTCAGTCGCGCCTCGGCGCGGGTGGCGAAACGGTGTCGGTGGACGTATTCGACCTTGAGGACCGAGTGGAACGACTCCGCGGCAGCGTTGTCCAGGGCGGAGCCGACACGGCCCATCGACTGCACCACGCCCCACCTGCCACAAAGCTGCCTGAATGCCTCGGAGTTGTACTCCGATCCGCGGTCGGTGTGGAAAATGACGCCGTCCACTTGGCCGCCTCTGGTCGCGATCGCCATCTGCAGGGCGGCGCTGACCAGCGTCGTGTCGTGCCGGTCGCCCATCGCATAGCCCAGGGCCCGGCGGGAGAACGCGTCGTGCACGCTCGCGAGGTAGAGCTTGCCCTCGTCGGTGTCGATCTCGGTCATGTCGCCCCACCACAAGATGTTCGGCGCGATCGCGTCGAACCTGCGCAGCACCAGGTCACGTGCCGTCTTCCGCTTCCCGGGACGGGTCAGCGAACGCCGGCGGCGTGGTGGCTTGCGGCCCTGCAGGCCGAGCTCGGCCATGATGTCGGCGACGGTGTTCTGCGATACCTGCCAGCCCTCCTCCCACAAGTCCAGCGTGATCCTCGGCGAGCCGTAGGTGCGGCCCGACCGGTCGAAGAAGTACGAGATCCGCTCGGCCAGCAGTGCCCGTCTGACCTCGCGTTTCGTCGGCTCGGACGGTCTGCGTCGCCACTTGTAGAACCACGCCTCCGACACCCCCAGGGCTCGACAGGAGGTGCGATGCGGAATCTTGAAATCGGTCCTCTGGTCGCTGATCACCCCGACGAGCGCCGCCGGGTCCGCAACAGCTACTTCACCCACAGGACCATGCAGCGTTTGAGGACATCACGCTCCATGACCAGCTCCTTGTTGTCCCGCTTGAGCTGGGCATTCTCCCGTCGCAACCGCGCAAGTTCCTCGCTCTCACCCGTCGGACCGGCCTTGCCGGCCGCCCGTGCCCTCGACACCCAGGTGGCCAGCGTCGTCTCGTTGATCCCGAGGTCCTTCGCGACCTGTGGGATCGGCTTGCTGGTCTCCGCCACGATCCGCACAGCCCCCTCACGGAACTCCGCGTCGAACTTCCGCCTCTTGCCCGCCATGACCCTCAACTTCCCCTGCAGTCACGGTCTCTACGCTACGAGGGGAAGGTCAAGCCGACACCCGTACGTCAAGATCTACATCCACACCGTGTTCGACGACTGCAAGGGCTACATCCACCTCTACTGACACATCGCGCCGACCGGCACGGAACCTCGCTGCGTCGCCGCAGGGAGAGTCGCGTACGGGCCCGGGAGCCGCTCGCTCGAAGCCCCAGCACCGTGCCGATCAGCGGTGCCTGGCAGCGCACCTGGCGACAGCGCCTCGCCATACAGACGCCTCGGTCCCGTGACCACGTCACGGGACCGAGGCGTCTGAGCGTGTCAGAGCGAATGCCGAGGTGGCCGATCAGCCAGAAGCGGCACCTGCAGAGACGCGTTCCTCGAGCAACTGGGTCAGCTCCGCCAGCTCCTCAGCCGTCAGGTGTTCGGCCAGCTCATCGACGATCTGCTGAGGACTGCGGAGCACGATGGACGGCGCCACGGGCGTGCTGCCTGCTTGCTGAGCAGGGACCGAGGGCGAGGAAGACCGGGAGGCCTTCACGCCCTGGTTGTTGTCCGCGGACAACAACGCCTGTGCAGGAGCAGCCTCTGGTGCCTCGGGTAGCGTTCCGTCGGGCGCGGCAGAGGAGGGGTTCTCTGCGTCTGGTTTGTTGTCCGCGGACAACAAACCGGTAGGCCCGTCATCCTCCCCCGGTTCCTCCTGGGGTGCATCCTGCTTGTTGTCCGCGGACAACAAACCGTCGCCAGCGCCGACCCCGTCGGCTGCTCGGACGGCTTGTACGGCCGCGATTTCCTCGGCACGCTTGCGCGCGGCGAGATCCTTCAGGTCCTTGAGGTAATCGAGCAGGCCAGCCGCATCCACGCCTGGGTTTTCCTTGCCGTGCCGCGCCAGAGTCCGGCCATCGCGTTCCGGGAGCTCGCCGGAGCTGAGCATCGCCTGCAGCTCATCTGGGAGTTCGAGCAGACTCAGCTGGTTGGTCACCCACGACCTGTCCTTGCCGAGGCGTTCCGCGGCACGGGATCGCGCGCCGCGCTCAGACTGTTCCCCGCAGACGATGACGAGCGACCGGACACCGCGCGCTCGTTCGATGACGTCGAAGTCTTCGCGCTCCAGGTTCTCCTGGAGGAGATGGTTTATGAACGCCTCGCGGCTGGAGGCCAGGTCGTCGCGGACAACGAAGTCCAGGGCGTCCATGCCGACATGGACGGCGCTGCGGAAGCGTCGCTCGCCGTTGACCAGGACGTGGGCAACCTCGCCGATCCGCTCGGCGTGGTCGGGCCACAGGGCGAGGTAGGCGGTGCGGGACACGGCGACGCACGCGGCGAGCTGGGCCTGGCGCAGTTCCTCGCCGAAGCGTGTCTTGTCCTCGTCGGTGCCGAAGTTGCGGCGCGGGTTGAGGGGAGTGGGGGAGACCTCGTCCAGCCGCAGCCGGACCAGCTCGTAGGTGGGCACGTCTCCCTGGGTCACCGCCTTCGCGCGACCGCGGGCGCTGCGGGTGCGCCGCGCTTCACTGAACGAAGATCCGGTTCCCAGCCGGTCGGCGACGCTCATCCGCTGATCCTCCGTGCGATAGTCCGCATTGCTTCTGCCTGTTCGCAGTAGGGGGCGTGCGCGAGCAGGGGAGCCTTGACCCGCACTGCCTCCCGTTGGTCTTTCAGCTCCGGCACGATGGCCAGCACCGGCGGCTCCCCGATCTTCTGCCACTGCTCGAGGGATGACGTCGCCACGTAGCCCTTGCGGCTGTCGTACATGTTGACCACGAAGCCGAGCTGGACGATGTCGACGTCCAAGTCCTCGACCAGGTCCTGGATTTGCTCCTCGAGCATGTCGTACGCATCGGCCGACGAGTCCTCGGACAACACGGGAATGACGATGCCCGACGTGCCTGCCTCTTCGCCGTCCCGGGCACGGCAGTAGTAGATCGCCGTGTCCATGCTGTAGCCGAGGCTCGGAGGGCAGTCGACGACGACGAAGTCGAAGTCCCCCTCCAGCGGCTCCAGCGCCTTCTCCAGCGCGGTCTCCTTGATACGCACCACGCGGCTGGTCGCGAGCTTGGCGTCCAGCAAGAAGGCGTCCTTGCACGCAGGGAGGAGCCAGAGATGGTCCTCGAAGTCGCCACCCCTTATCGGCACGAGCAGGTCCGCGAGCTCCCCGTCCTTGACCTCACCGAGCATGTGCTTCGCGAGGCTCGGGCTGTCGATCCCGATGAGCGGGTGACCGAGCTGCTTCGTCAGGTGCCCCTGAGGGTCGAAGTCGATCAGCAGAGTGCGGTGACCGGACTCCGCGAGAGCCTGGGCAACGCCCGCCGACACAGACGTCTTGCCGACCCCGCCCTTCTGGTTCCCGAAGATGATGCGCCGCGCGCCCGAGCTGCGCTGCGGCTTGGAACGCGGCGAGGGGTGTTCATCCAGCCACAGCCGGATCGACTGAGCGATGCCCTGGTTGTAGCTGATGCCGCGGGCCTTGCAGTCCTTCTTGAGCTTGTCGTACAGCCCAGCCGGCAGGTACGTCGCGAAGGACGTACCACCCGTGGTGTCGACGAGCGGCCGGCCCTTGGCCTTACGCCACGCATCGACGCCCTGCGTCACGGCATCCTGAATGTCGGTATCTGCCTCGGCTGCGCGGACTTTCAACTCTTTGCGCAGCGCCGCAGGCAGCTTGGCGACTACCTTTTCCCGATCACTGGGGTCGTACGGAGCGGTCATGGCGCTACCTTACTCACCCGACGTCCGGTATGACAGCAGGACCCCAGGTGTCTCGAGTTGTTGTCCGCGGACAACAACTCCCGATCGGTGAAGACGGATCCCGCGCGCCTCTCGGCAGAGGTCGCCCGATGCGAGACCAGAGCCGACACGAACGGCGTTCGAAGACTTCTGGACACCTCCCGCTTGATGCGCTGACCTGCAGATGTCCTGAAAAAGCCCAAACAGTACATCGGATCCCAATACGGCTGATCCTTTGTCAGTGCCCGCCGCCAGCATGGTGATTCGACGAGACGAAGGACCTATGGGGGGATCAGATGCCGTTTATTCGGCCCTATGTGCGATCCGACGGGACGCCTGTACGCGGCCATTCACGATGGGCACCGGGCGCACGCCGAGAGATGACCATCCTCGCCTGTGTAACCCTGGCCGTAGTCGCCTTCGGGCACAACGGAGGCCAAGCCGCGCAAGACACCGGCCCGCAGAAGTCGCCCGGCCACTACCCGGTTACCTCCAACCAGAGCACCGGTCACGCACCCCGCGTGGCCCAGCCGCGCCCCACGGTGTCGTACCCCATCAAGTTCAACACCGCGAAGACCAAGCGGAAGCGGCCCGCACCGGCCGTCTCCTACCCCATCGACTTCTCCACCCTTGGCAGCAGCCGGTGACCCGCCGGCCGCCCGCCCGGCGACCCGCACGCCGCCCAAGCCGGCGCCGCAAGCAACAGCAGGACACTCAGCTCGTCGCCGCAGGCGTGGCCGCGGCCGCCGCCATCGGCCTTGTGGTCGTAGTGGTGAACTGGTTGCTGGCGCACTGGTGGATCCTGCTCGCAGCCCTCCTGCTGGGGGCGTTGGCCGCCGGCGGATGGTGGCAGCAGCGCCAACAGCGCCTGGAGTGGGAGCGGGTCAAGCAGCGCGC
It encodes the following:
- a CDS encoding RRQRL motif-containing zinc-binding protein, which produces MGGISGVTFKDHELLSAYDWGTAPEGLATRRQLRALGLRPAGQEPIVLRCRPCGFWPGRICTRPTYLYRIDRAKPVRPMTLAQERALDKAMEARTRCPKCRRRYHHCIPLRTLGSCLECHDGTPADPTTYIPAPAHQLAA
- a CDS encoding XRE family transcriptional regulator → MTDSTRPACARLAQALQELKARTGLSMAMLAERTAYSKSSWQRYLNGNQLAPRAAVVALCSVAGEPPGRLLALWELADQEWSGRAQAAAPTVMPGEGDRRPATGSVSADRAAVSQETKWNLGWRWWAFAAAAVLGLAAAATVVTAMPGTGAKAPTRQSAHSVPPAQSCEGQTCAGRDPLMMGCAASGEVEDIGSEEPYRTSVGALLGFRYSAQCHAVWAMLWRAGIGDVIEISGQGGGSQRVQVRDMDEGSVTTPMLNGSKLSRLEACYEPSGRHPECFRLRPVP
- a CDS encoding helix-turn-helix domain-containing protein, yielding MSRWKALPTSLDERAQKLVVQLRWLKDRSGLSLTSLQSKTGYSRSSWERYLNGRALPPREAVEALAHATGVDATRVLVLHEVAAEAWQPVAGTSVEPAVSEPRGVRPAVLIGTGTVVVLGALIAGLLVAAPWKGGSHMDGSTKEAAPASASAAAFVYQPGKTYICPLKRQKGQLYAGHSTARVKVLGQGSQGWDVVEVQCLLQHDGFDPGGVDGVYGANTARAVKLLQKKAGLYTDGVVGLHTWQVLRK
- a CDS encoding IS3 family transposase, with the translated sequence MGEVAVADPAALVGVISDQRTDFKIPHRTSCRALGVSEAWFYKWRRRPSEPTKREVRRALLAERISYFFDRSGRTYGSPRITLDLWEEGWQVSQNTVADIMAELGLQGRKPPRRRRSLTRPGKRKTARDLVLRRFDAIAPNILWWGDMTEIDTDEGKLYLASVHDAFSRRALGYAMGDRHDTTLVSAALQMAIATRGGQVDGVIFHTDRGSEYNSEAFRQLCGRWGVVQSMGRVGSALDNAAAESFHSVLKVEYVHRHRFATRAEARLNTATWIADFYNTKRRHSAASGQPPVEFERIIQQARARPDQQDRAA
- a CDS encoding transposase, which codes for MAGKRRKFDAEFREGAVRIVAETSKPIPQVAKDLGINETTLATWVSRARAAGKAGPTGESEELARLRRENAQLKRDNKELVMERDVLKRCMVLWVK
- a CDS encoding plasmid partitioning protein; this translates as MSVADRLGTGSSFSEARRTRSARGRAKAVTQGDVPTYELVRLRLDEVSPTPLNPRRNFGTDEDKTRFGEELRQAQLAACVAVSRTAYLALWPDHAERIGEVAHVLVNGERRFRSAVHVGMDALDFVVRDDLASSREAFINHLLQENLEREDFDVIERARGVRSLVIVCGEQSERGARSRAAERLGKDRSWVTNQLSLLELPDELQAMLSSGELPERDGRTLARHGKENPGVDAAGLLDYLKDLKDLAARKRAEEIAAVQAVRAADGVGAGDGLLSADNKQDAPQEEPGEDDGPTGLLSADNKPDAENPSSAAPDGTLPEAPEAAPAQALLSADNNQGVKASRSSSPSVPAQQAGSTPVAPSIVLRSPQQIVDELAEHLTAEELAELTQLLEERVSAGAASG
- a CDS encoding ParA family protein, with the protein product MTAPYDPSDREKVVAKLPAALRKELKVRAAEADTDIQDAVTQGVDAWRKAKGRPLVDTTGGTSFATYLPAGLYDKLKKDCKARGISYNQGIAQSIRLWLDEHPSPRSKPQRSSGARRIIFGNQKGGVGKTSVSAGVAQALAESGHRTLLIDFDPQGHLTKQLGHPLIGIDSPSLAKHMLGEVKDGELADLLVPIRGGDFEDHLWLLPACKDAFLLDAKLATSRVVRIKETALEKALEPLEGDFDFVVVDCPPSLGYSMDTAIYYCRARDGEEAGTSGIVIPVLSEDSSADAYDMLEEQIQDLVEDLDVDIVQLGFVVNMYDSRKGYVATSSLEQWQKIGEPPVLAIVPELKDQREAVRVKAPLLAHAPYCEQAEAMRTIARRISG